The genomic interval GCTCGACGCGGCTGATCGATAACGTAATTCTTAGGCCGGAAGTGAGCACGGAATACGCGATCAAGCTCTAGCGACGACATCGAGCGCGGGGACGCTGCGTAGCAAAAAGGCATGACCCGCAACGCGCGATGCTTACTGCTGAGCACGAGCGCGACGTCACAAGCGCATAGCGAAACAACGGCCGATTGAGCGACCACCGTCCTGTCTCTCCGATTCGACCGGTCTCGTCGTGTGGTGGTTGTGCGTTGCCTGCCGCCCGCGCAACCCACCTTTTCTGAGCGGTGCGATATCGAAACTCAGATACTAAAATTTCATGCCGTCCGTCTTCTTAAAGTAACGCAGCACGTCAGCTCGCCAAACACAAGGGTCACACCTCAGCTAGCCCGCAGTGGCCAGATCGAGACGGGAACGGATTGCCACTTTGAGAGGGCGAATCGGTGCTAACTGTCCGCAGCGCCGCCAAATGCGTGTCATCGGATCAGTCCAGTTAAATTCGTCAGACATTGGCGGCGGAGCGCAGGATTTAGGCTTCAGACGGCCATTGATCGCACTAATCAAGATCAAATTACGCTTATTGTGAGCAGCCTTGGCGACGCCCTCCAAGGGGCGGTGGCTTCGTCAAAATCGGTGCACATCAAGCGATTGCCCGGAGTCTGTGCAAGCCGGACGGCTGGACGCCGGCGGAAGTCGCAAGCCGCGTGCGCGTCGTGCTGCGCCGAAGGAAAAGCCAGGTAACGCCGACAGGAGGCGAGAATGCAAAACAGCTTCCATAATTCGGAGCATGGTTCAGCACGGTGCTGTGCGATCTGCGGTGGAAGGTTCGGTATGATCCGCTATTATTGCTGGCGAACGGCTCTTTGTTCCAAGAAATGCATCGACCGGTTCAAGGCGCGGCGGGAGGCCGATCAAAAATGGCTTCGCTGGTTGCGAGCGGCCTAATTTCCGCCGGGTACAAGCAAGATTGCATTGCATTCTTCGTTTTGGATGACTCTTGAGTAACCAACCGGGCCATAGGCGGTTGTGACTGCGAGTCCAGAAATATTCGTCGCACGGCGCTTTCGCATGTGATCTGCAGTCGCTCGAGATTGGCGCCCTTTCGAAACGCGAAGCCCGGGCAAAATCTCAGGCCGAACGGAGCACCCTAACGGGCCTATGCTATGAAATTTATCCTGGTGAATCACTGGACCCCGCACGGCGAGCGAACTTGCACGACCTGTTCTCGGTCGTTGGGTTCTGGCTACCTGCGAGATGTAGCAACGCGCAGAGAATATTGCGGCTACGATTGCTACCGATGCCGTCACTTAGTAGACCTCGCCTTCCCCTACCGCAATCCGCGTACCTTCCTTGGGCGCGATACGCAAGATCTCGTTCCTGTTGGACTCGTGGCCTTGCTGACTGCCGCTTCTTGCTGGCTCGAAGTCGGGGTCGCCACAATGTCGTGGATCAATAGAGCGACGCGTCCCGGCGAGCCCTCTAGGTCTGAAAGACCTCCGGCTTAAGCTCGGAGGTTTCGTTCAGACCGCGCGTATGGCGAAAGAAATGGCAATGTTGCGTCGCAGACACCCGAAGCGTCGCAGATAATCGGCTATGCCGATCACTTCCGCCACAAATACTGGCACTTCATTTGACGAGCCGTTCTCGACGGATGGCACCCCACTGCAGCAGCCGCAATCGCCCAACGGCAGACTCAAGTCGCTGTCTTCAAGAAGACGCTTGCGGACAAGACGGTATCGGACGACGTACGCTCATACGATCTTTCCTGGCTGCTGCATCTCATCGGTGACCTGCACCAACCGCTGCGCGCGACCTCCCGCTTCACGCACGCCGAGCTGAATGGCGACGCCGGCGGGAACGACGTGAAGATCAGGTGCACCAAATGTGGAAGCGCCAGAGAGCTCCATGCCTTCTGGGATGGGTTGTTAGGACCGACCAGCGCGCCACCACAGGATGCCATCGACGCCGCGGCGGATCTTCGTGCGGCCGATGCCGGATCGACGGACGAGAACGACTGGATTCAGGAGAGCTTCCAGATCGCCAAGACGTCAGTGTACGCGCCTCCGATCCGCGGCGGCGACGGCCCGTACAAACTCACCCAGGCTTATCAATCGAGGGAGCACAGGATCGCCAACCAGCGGATTGCGCTCGCCGGCGCCAGGATCGCGGCGATCCTGAACGATGCATTCAAGTGAGCGTCTATCTGGGGTGCTCATCATAAGTTGTTGCGTACCATGGCCCGGCATGAACATTGCTAAATGCTATTCGTGTTCACGGCTCCTTGCCGGATCATTTTGAGTAACAACGAGCATGCCGGGAGGCACGTTTTTCCATTGAGGCGTATGCCAGCGTCTTCGAAAGGAAAGTCACGGATGACACAGTGACGCGGCTCTTGTCATTTTGGCGGCCGCTCTGGCATTGGTCGCTCGCGTCGGGCGGGGACGCCGCTTCTGGAGGCGGCGGCCCCTTGCCGCGAAGGCCCCGGTTACGCGAAACATCGACACCTGCGCGACCGCTACCAGAATGGGCGCGGTTAATGCATGGCGACAAGGAGCTTTGCTCGTTAGTCTTACCAATCAAGGTTTTCGCTGTGCAATGCTCCGCGCTGCTGTCGTGATCTGCTAGATCGACCTCTGCGAGCATTGTTTGTTTGGGTGATAGATGTCGCATTCAGTCGAGTTGATCGTCAACGGCTATATTAGACTGAACGATCGTGCCGCGCTGGAGAAGCTTCTTGCGCATCGGCAGGAGCTGCTGAGGCAACTGAGGAGCGTCACCGGCATCGATCCAAGACAAACGGTCGCGCAAGTCAGCCAAGAAATCGCAATCATCGAAGCTGGACTTGCGACGATCGCGCCAGAGTGAGGAAGGCTGACCGTTCAGTGGAGCCGAGCAGCTTGGTGTTGCTGCGTCGGGTCCGTGGCCTCCACGCTGAGGCGGGCTAACTCAGCAGCGACTAGCGCGAGCAAAGTGATCCAGAGACAGGCGCAGAAAACGGCGGACAGCAGCTTACGCGCAGAAGGACGCTTTTCGACCAAACGAAGCGTCACGCCGAGTATATTGGCGCCACGGCTTCGCCTTGGGTGGACCCGGACGGGGCAATGTCCGGTGCGCCGAGCCTAGACGCCGCGCAGCGTCACCGCAATCAAACCCTTGCATTAGGCTTAATGTCGCCGCTGCAGGTTAATTCTGGAACCCTATTTTGCGTCGACATTGGCCGAAGTTTAAGCGAGGCGCGACGTTGAGGCTTGGCAACAGGATCCAGAGCGAATCTTTGCTGCAAAACCAGCAGCTCTACATTCAGATCGCGCTGGGCTTTGGTCTCGTGTTCTCAACTGAGCGCCTGCTTGGGTCGATCAAGAAGGTCAAGCGCAGTGTTTATCTGCTCAAGCTGACGCTCGATGTCCCCGCGCTGCTCAACGTCTTGGGTCAAATCAAGTTGCTCAATGAGCTTCTGCTTTCGGGCGAGCAGATTTTGAATGACTGTCGACATCTGATCTCCGTTACAGTTCTCAGGCCGATCGCGGGATGCTGCTTGTTATTCACCCTGATCCAGCGCTCTGCCGGCCGCCACAGAGCGGGTCGCGATGCTTAGGTGTCACTTCGATGGGCCTCAATGCACTCGGAAGCGCGGCCGCTGCCAAACGCAACAGCCGCGCCGCAGGGTAGACCGTAGACAAGATCGACCCGACGCCTCGCGATCCCGTTTGTAGAAGAACGACACTATCTGCTCAAAGAAGGTGGCGGCGTCTCCTTTGTGCGCGTTGGCAGTATCGGATACTCGATCTTGGGTAGGCACCCGCTCAGTGAATTAAGAAACGCAACAATATCATTGTTCTCCGTTTCGCTGAGCTTGGCGCCGAGCTGGACTTCGCTCATGATTCCCACGGCTTCCTTGAGAGTCCAAACCTGGCCCGAATGGAAGTAGGGAGCCCGCAAGGCAACATTGCGCAAGGGGGCGACGCGGAATACGTATTGGTCGCTGGGGGCCGTGGTGACCGCGAACCGTCCCTTGTCGGCCGCAGGAAGCAATTTGATATCAGGCTTTTTGATTACACCAAACGGGAAAAAATCCTGTCCCCCAATATTGATTGCGTTATGGCAGGAGGCGCATCCTTTGTCCATGAACAGCCGCAATCCCGCCTTTTGCTGATCGTTCAGAGCGTTGGCATCGCCATTCAAGTACTGGTCGAACGGAGCCGCCGGCGTCGTGAGAGTCGCTTCAAACGCCTCGAGTGCTTTCGCGAAATTGTCGAAGGTGACCGGCGGTGTATCACGCGGGAACGCTTGCTTGAACTTAGCGACATAATCTGCCATCGAATTCAACGTGCTCGTCACGTGATCCGGAGTCGCATTCATTTCGACGCTCGCCTGAACGGGTCCCTTGGCTTGTGCCTTGAGATCCGGCGCGCGTCCGTCCCAGAACTGCGCGACATTGAACACTGCATTGTAGACGGTTGGCGCCCGACGCGCCCCCTTTTGCCAGCCGTGACCAACGGATGTCGGACCAGCGTCGACGCCGCCGGTGCCGAGATTATGGCACGTATTGCAGCTAATGATCCCGCTCGCCGAGAGCCGAGGGTCGAAAAACAGCATCTTGCCGAGCTCGGCTTTCTCAGTCGTGACAGGATTGTCTTTTACCGCGGGGATAGCAGATGGGATCGGTTTGAAAAGTTGTTTGGCTGCCATCATCAAATCGTCGTTCGCAATAGCATGGGATGAGACGAGCACTAGAACGGTAGCAATAGACACCTTGCGCATCATGTGAGACTTCCGGATCTTTCGACGCCGCTACCGAACAACATTTTCTTCAGGGCGGCACTCACTACCTGATGCCTGCAACCATGCAGAAACTGAGCCAATTCTCGCGCTGCAAGTTTTCCTGCTCGATGTCGGCTTCGCGACACGTTGGCAGTAGCACGACACAAGTACGTCGGCCTCGCACGAAGCATGTCGTTTTGCCGCTCTTCGAGAGGGCAAAAAGCGTCTGTCTAACGGCATGTCAATTGCAGGGACACTGCGACATCACAGGCACCTGTCCCGCGAGGTCAGATGACACTTGCTCAATCGGATTCAAATCGATGCTCCAGACGCTACACCATGAATGCGATCCCGCCGATTGAAGCTGCGCCGCATCCGCCGCGCCGCGCCGCGCCAGCCGCGCTCCCAAGTGGCTTCGGTCTCTATCGCGTCTGGAAGGCAGGGCCTATGCCTGTCACGCCGAGATGAGGCGTCGCCGAGCTCGATAATGGCTTCGCGGCGCTCGAATAAACTTAGCTAACTGTCGGCCTGGATGGATTGGTGGCGCGCGTCTCGAGCGGCCTGCACCACGACATTTTAGGTGACTTGGCACATCCCAAGGCACGCCTTGCCCGCAAGCTGAAGGGTTACGGGGTGCATAAAAAGGTTTCTCATGTCTAAAGCGAAGCTACTTGAAATAATCAACTCGCCACCGCCGTACGGCTCAGTTGGCCAGCATACGCGGAATAGCCTTGGGTATTGGAGAGAGCGAGGTGTAAGCGAGCGCTGCCGGGCAGCGGGCTGTTCAGTGGCCACCTACGGGGTCGGGCTGCCTGACGGCAGTCACCTGGTTCGGTGTCACGGCCCTTCTTCGAATGACAATCCGACAATTGCGAGGAGAACCATGAGGCATCTATTTCGACTTTGGTCCAGTGCGCTCTTCGGCGGCGCGGCATCGCTGTTCGTCGTTGCGAGCGCGTTCGCGCAAGGTCGCCTCACCGAGCCAGCCTCACGCGTCGTTCTATGTGCCGAACACCGGAACAAGGATTGTCCAATTGATTTGCAAAGGGCAAGCTCGATGGAGAGCGGCAAGTTCTTCCCGGCTAAGAAGGGAGGGCTTTTAGACTCGACCGCGCCGACCGATGTGCAGAATGCGGCGCCACCAGAGGACGGTCACATCGCCGGCAGCAGCGTGCGCGGTGATGTGCCCTTGCTCAATGAGCAGACGCCGACGCGCTGGGAGAAGATTGCGCTGCGCTCCGGCGCGAAGCAGAAGTTCAAGTGGGAATACGGCGCGATTCACCTGACGAGGCGTTGGAACTACTTCATCACACGGTTGGGCTGGAATCCGTCCTCGCCGCTCACGCGCTCGCAGTTCGAAGTGAAGCCATTCTGCACGGTTCTGAATCCCGGCCAGCCCTTTTGGGATCCGAATGCCAACCTTATTCCCCAGGAGCCCACCGAGCACATGTGCGACCTGCCAAAGCGCACGGGCTATCACGTTATTTTGGCGGTGTGGGAAGTCGCCAGTAGCCCGATGGCGTTCTATCAGATCGTCGACGCGACGTTCGAGGAACGAAAGGCGTCGAGCGCCAGTGGCTCCGACTGACGGGGCGGAGTGTCGCCGCCGAAATGAAGCGGGCACTTGGCTGATCGAGCGCTGATCCACCACAAACAGGTGCGCGACTGCGGGTCACCTTTCGGTGGGCGATGAAGGTCATGTAACGTGCGCCTCAGTTCAAAGTAGGGCTCTTAAGACTCGGTGCGGCATCTAAGGCCTTATTCACGATCTTTGGGAAGGATTGTTTGTAGACTAAAAATTGCAGGGCGCTCCGAAATCAAGAGATGTGTACCGATCAGTTCTATTTACTTCCCTGGCAGCGCCGGGTACATCTTTGCATGGGCAGCGTAATTTCTGTTCCAGGCGGCCCTCCGAACGAAATAAGGTGTATGATGCAGGCGGGACACAAAGGGAAGGCTCCGCAGAAAGAAGTCCGCATTGGCCGCCCCCCGAAGGAGTTGGCCGCCGAAGTGGACGAGAAAATCCTCAGCGCAGCGCGAGAGCTATTTCTCGCACGGGGGCTCGCCGGGGTTAGCGTCGAGGAGATTGCACGTCTTGCTCGCGCGAGCAAGGGAACAATCTATGCGCGTTTTTCAACCAAGGAGGCGCTGTTCGCTGCGATCGCGATGCGTAACGCTGAGAAGGTGCGGGAAGGATACGAAAGCGCGGTGCCCTCTGGCGACACGCTCGAGGAGCGGCTGACGGTTCTCGGGAGCGAGATACTCAAACACGTCTTGGACGCCGATAGTGTCGATTTCATCCGTCTCGCAGCTACCGAAGCGCGCCGTTTCCCTGATCTGGCCAAGGTTGAGCGAATGATGCGCGAGCGCGGCGCTCATCACGCGGCTACCGTCTTGAAGGACGTAACTCGGTCGAAGCAGGGCAGGGCGTACGCGGCCTTCGCTCCGGAACGCCTGACTAAAACGGCCCAGTTCTTCCTGGATCTCGTCGTCGCGCCGCTAGTGATGCGGGCTGTATTCGGCGAAGACCCCAAACGGCTCAGGGGGCAGATCCGTGGCCATGTGGCGGAGAGCGTTTCGTTCTTCCTCAAAGCCTGCCGCTCTGACGAGACCGGCCGATAGCAATCCAAAGTTTCTCTATCTTTTGCGGATATTCCTCCTCGGCCGCGCGCCGTCCTCTCCTGTCTGTCGCACTCACAGTTCTCGCGAAGTCATAGCTGCCGCGACGCAAAGCCACGCAAACGGCCGGGCCAGAATGCTTAACGTTTCGCAAATCGGCGACTTTGCGCGAAATGTAACATTTGATTTCCAGGCTTTGGGATTGCGGTTTCGGAAGCTGACCCGCGAGGAAGGTAGGCCGCCGAATCTCCGGGCAGAACCGGAGGTGCGCCTGTTGCGGAGATGATGCGGCGTTCAAAAAATAGAACCTCACGGTACGGTTGATTGACAGGCGGACATGCGCACAATATCCGTACCGAACCGTACGGTTCCATATTGGATGTCGGGGAAGAGTGTCAGTTTGGGTAATCATGAACATTGGCTGGGAGCACGGCGCAACGAAAGCTCCGCGATTGTACGGTGTCCCTCCATATGGCGGCACCAACGCGCGCGCCATTTGGCAGGCATCGTTGCCCCTGCTTTTTTGCTCGCCTCTTGCGCGGTCGGACCGAACTTCGTTGCGCCCGAGGCACCGGCCGTCGATCGCTACACGCGGGAGCCTCGCCTGGCCTCGACGGACAGCACCAAAACGCGAGGGGGCAATTCGCAGTCGTTCTCCCCGGGAAGCGATGTCTCCGGCGTGTGGTGGACCCTCTTTCGTTCGAGGAAGCTCACGGCATTCGTCGAAGAAGCCGTTCGCAACCATCCCGATATTCGGTCCGCCGAATTCGCCCTGCGCGCCGCTCGGGAGTCCGCGCTCGCCGAAGAGGGCACCTTGTTTCCGCAAGTGAGCGGGTCGGGATCGACGGCACGCGAGCAGGGGCCGCTCTACAAGCTCTTCAACACGTCGGTCAGCGTCTCCTACGCACTCGATCTCTGGGGTGGCACGCGCCGGCAAATCGAGGCGCTCGAGGCGCAGGCCGACTACCAAGCGTTCAAGCTGGAGGCGACCTACCTGGCGCTGACCACGAATGTGATCACTGCGGCGATCACCGACGCCTCGCTGCGGGACCAGATCTCCGCGACCGAAGAGATCGTCAAGGCCGAGACGGATCAGCTGGCGCGCATCCAGCATCAGTTCGACATCGGCGCGGTCTCCAAGTCCGACGTGCTGGCGCAGGAATCGACGCTTGCGCAGGCCAAGGCGACGCTGCCGCAGCTCCAGAAGCAGTTGGCGCAGCAGCGCAATCAGTTGATGGCCTATTTCGGGCGGCTGCCGAGCGAAGATCGCGGCGAGCATGTCATGCTTGCCGAGCTGCGTTTGCCTGGACAGCTTCCAGTGTCGTTGCCGTCGGACCTCATTCGTCAGCGTCCGGATATCCGCCAGGCCGAGGCGACGCTGCATCAGGCGACCGCGACCGTCGGTGTCGGTGTCGCAAATCTTTTGCCGCAGATTACGCTGTCCGGCAGCCATGGTGCGAGCGGAACGGGCAAGCTGTTTTCGCCCGGAACAATCGCCTGGGACGCGACCTCCAGCATCACGCAGAAGCTGATCGACGGCGGCGCGCTCTATCACACCAAGGAGGCCGACGTGGCGCTGTTCGAGCAGGATATGGCGGCCTACAAGAGCACTGTGATTGCCGCGTTCCAGAACGTCGCAGATTCGCTGCGCGCGATCCAGTACGACGCCGCGACGCTAAAGGCCCAGGCCGGAGCGGAGAGGGCGGCATCCGACAGCCTTTCGATGTCGATCGAGCAGTTCAAGACCGGCGCAGTCCCTTACGCTAACGTCATCACCGCCCAGCAATCCTATCTCAACGCGCGGATATCGCGCATCAAGGCGCAGGCGGCGCGCTTGGCCGACACCGCGGCCCTGTTCCAGGCGATCGGCGGCGGCTGGTGGAACAGAGCCGACCAGACGGCCTATGCTTCGCCTCGCGCCAATCCCGGTTATTTCGCCGGCCCCAACCGTTCAACCCAGGAAGCAGTGCGATGATGAAGCGCATGATGATCATGCTGGCCGTTATGGCCGTCCTGTTCGGCGGCCTCTACGGCTTCCAGACCTTCAAGGACATGATGATCCGGAAGGCGATCGGCGCCATGACGAACCCACCGCAGACCGTCTCCACCGTGGTTGCTGCGATGGCGGCCTGGCGCTCCACCCTTTCCTCGGTTGGTACGCTGCGCGCCGTCAATGGCGCCGATCTCGCGCTGCAGGCTTCCGGGATCGTGCAGAATATTCAGTTCAGCTCCGCAGACGAAGTGGCGGAAGGCCAGCCGCTGCTTCAGCTCGTCGCGACCGACGACGTTGCCAAATTGCAGTCGCTGCAAGCGACCGCCGAGAACTACGCGATTGTGGTCAAGCGCGACGAGGAGCAGATCAAGTTCAGCGCCGTCAGTCAGGCCGCACTCGATAGCGACAGGGCCAATCTGAAAAATGCCAGAGCCCTGGTCGAGCAGCAGAGGGCTATCGTCGAGCAGAAGACGCTCAAGGCGCCGTTCGCCGGGCGGCTCGGGATTCGCGCCGTCGATATCGGCCAGTTTTTGAGCGCAGGCACGACCATCGTCACCTTGCAGAGCCTCGATCCGATCTACGTCGATTTCTTTCTGCCGCAACAGGCGCTGGCTTCGATCGTCGTCGGCCAGGACGTCACCGCGACGGTGGACGCCTTTCCAAGCGAGCGCTTCATGGGCCGGATCTCGGCGATCAACGCTAAGGTCGATAGCGGCAGCCGCAACATCCAGGTCCGGGCCACGATCGGGAACAATCCGGCGCGACTCCTCCCCGGCATGTTCGCAAAGGTGGAGATCGACGTCGGCAAGCCCGAAGACATCGTCACCATTCCGCTCACCTCGATCGTCAACAACGCCTATGGCGACCTCGTCTACCTCGTTGACAATCTGCACGACGGGCAGGGCGCCGCGCGGCAGATGTTCGTTAAGACCAGACCGGCGAAGGGCGACCGCATCGCCGTGATCGACGGCATCAAACCCGGCGAGATCGTGGTGATCGCGGGCCAGATCAAGCTGCGCAATGGTAGCCCGGTTAGAATCGACAATTCCCACGTACCGCTCGCCGAGGCGGCACCGACCGTGGTCGACCAGTGAACGACGCACGAGCAACAAGAGCCGAGACTATGCGCTTTACGGACATCTTCATCCGTCGCCCAGTGCTAGCCCTTGTGGTGAGCGCGCTGATCCTGGTTTTCGGACTGCGGTCGATGACCTCGTTGTCGATCCTGCAATATCCCCGTACTCAGAACGCGATCGTTACGGTGACCACAGCCTATGCCGGCGCCGATTCCGACATCATCACCGGCTTCATCACCACGCCGCTGGAGAACGCGATCGCACAGGCGAACGGTATCGATTACATGAATTCCAGCAGCACCACCGGTATCAGCACCATCACGGTGAACCTGCGGCTGAACTACGACTCCGGCAAGGCGATGACGGAGATCAACGCGAAGGTCAATTCCGTGCTCAATCAGCTTCCGACTGGCACCCAGCAGCCGACGCTGACACTGAAGGTGGGCCAGACCATCGATGCGATGTACATCGGGTTTGCGAGCCAGGTGCTCGCTCCCAACCAGATCACCGACTATCTGACCCGCGTGGTGCAGCCCAAGCTGCAGGCTGTGCCGGGCGTCCAGACTGCCGAGTTGATCGGCGGCAAGAAGTTCGCCCTGCGTGCCTGGCTCGATGCCGATAGGCTCGGCGCCTATGGGCTGACGGCGAGCGACGTCTCCACCGCAATGTCCGGCAACGACTATATCGCCGGTCTCGGTTCGACCCGGGGACGGCTCGTCCAGGTTGATCTCTCGGCCACGACCAATCTTCATTCGCTCGAGCAGTACCGCAACCTCGTCATCAAGCACGTGAACGGCGCGATTGTCCGCCTCAAGGACGTGGCGAATGTGACGCTGGGCAACGACGATTATGACAGCTCGGCCAAGTTCAACGGCCGGACGGCGGTCTACCTCGGCATCCAGGTGGCGCCGAGCGCGAACCTGCTCGAGGTCATTAAGGGGGTGAAGAGAGTCCTTCCCGATATGAACGCGAACCTGCCGAACGGTATCACGAGCGAGATCCTCTACGACTCGACGGAGTTTGTGAACAGTTCGATCGACGAGGTCGTCCATTCGCTGGTCGAAGCAGTTGTCATCGTCACCTTCGTCGTCTTCATCTTCCTCGGCTCGTGGCGGTCGGTGTCGATCCCGGTGATCGCAATCCCCTTGTCCCTGATCGGCACCTTCGGACTAATGCTGCTGATGGGATTTTCGATCAATCTCTTGACGCTGTTGGCCCTTGTGCTCGCGATCGGCCTCGTCGTGGATGATGCCATCATTGTCGTCGAGAGCGTGCATCGCCTGATCGATCAGGGCGTTTCGCCCGTCGAGGCGGCGATCCAATCGGCCCGCGCCCTCGGCAGCCCCATCATCGCAATGACGGTGGTTCTGATCGCAGTGTACGTTCCGGTCGGCTTCCAGGGCGGTCTTACGGGCGCTCTGTTCACGGAATTCGCCTTCACGCTGGCCGGGGCGGTCACCGTGTCGGCGGTCGTCGCGCTGACACTATCACCCATGAACTGTGCCTGGCTGCTGCGACGGACAGAGCCGGGTGGTGCGAACTGGGAGGCGCGCCTGGTTCGCAGGATCGATCACGCGCTCGAGTGGCTGACCGCCGCCTACCGCCGGCGCCTCGAATCCATTTTTGACACCAAGGCCGTCGTGGTGGTGTTTGCGCTGCTGCTGCTCGCCGGCATTCCGTGGCTCTATGCGAACTCGAAGAGCGAACTTGCGCCCGACGAGGATCAAGGTGTGATCCTTACGATGACAAATTCGGCGCCCTCAGCCACGCCTGAGCAGCGCCAGTTCTACGCGCAACAGCTTTACAATCTCGTCTCAAAGCGCCCTGAAACCGGGATCGTATTCCAGATCGACACGCCCTCGCAGGCGATCGCCGGTTTGGTGCTCAAGCCATGGGACAAGCGTAATGTGGCCACCGGCACGCTTCAGCCTGAATTCCAGGACCTGCTCAACAGTATCGCGGGCACCCGGTCGGTAGCCTTTCAACCGCCGCCACTGCCGGGCAGCAACGGCCTGCCGATCCAGTTCGTCATTGGCACGACGGGCTCGTTCAACGAGCTCGACGAGGTCGCCCAGAACTTCATGGCGGAGGCGCGCAAGACTGGGCAGTTCATCTTCCTCGACAGCGACCTCAAGATTGACAAGCCGAAGAGCACCGTCGTGTTCGACCGCGACAAGGCCGGCGATCTCGGGCTGAAGATGAGCGATCTCGGCGGCGCGCTGGCGACCATGCTGGGCGGCAATTACGTCGAGTATTTCAGCCTGGACGGCCGCTCCTACAAGGTGATCGCGCAGGTCCGGCAGAACGACCGCCTCACCACCGAGCAACTGCTGAGCTACCAGATCCGCACCGGCAACAACACGATGGTGCCGCTCGCGACAGTTGCCCACCTTGACAATAAGGCCGTTCCGCAGGCGCTCAACCATTTCCAGCAGATCAACGCTGCGACAATTTCTGGGGTTGCGATGCCGGGCGTCGCAATGGGCGATGCGCTCGCGACCTTGAAGGCTCTGGCAAAGTCCCTTCCGGCGGGCTACTCGACCGACTTCGCAGGCGCCTCCCGTCAGCTCGAGCTGGAATCGGGCGGCTTCGTCACCATGTTCATGTTCGCGTTGATCATCATCTATCTTTCGCTTGCCGCGCTCTTCAACAGCTTCGTGGACCCCGTCATCATCCTGATATCGGTACCGATGTCGCTCGCCGGCGCGCTGATTTTCATCAGTATTGGAATCGGCGGCGCTAGCATCAACATCTACACTCAGGTCGGGCTCGTCACCCTGATGGGGCTCGTCAGCAAGCACGGGATCTTGATGGTTGAGGTGGCCAACGAGTTGCGCGCCGAGGGGAGGAGCCGCACGGGGGCCATTATCGAGGCGGCCACCATCCGGCTGCGGCCCATCCTGATGACGACAGCGGCCATGGTGCTGGGCGTGCTGCCGCTGGTCACGGCGAGCGGCGCCGGCGCGGTGTCCCGTTACAATATGGGCCTTGTGATCGCCACAGGCCTCTCGATCGGAACGCTCTTCACCCTGTTCGTGGTGCCGGTCGCCTACGCGCTAATTGCCCATCGTGGGCGGGAGGGCGCCGCAGAGACTTCGAATTGAAGCGCACTGGTAGCGTCGGTGAACTCGTGAGGACGGATAAGGGGCCAGCTC from Bradyrhizobium arachidis carries:
- a CDS encoding efflux RND transporter permease subunit: MRFTDIFIRRPVLALVVSALILVFGLRSMTSLSILQYPRTQNAIVTVTTAYAGADSDIITGFITTPLENAIAQANGIDYMNSSSTTGISTITVNLRLNYDSGKAMTEINAKVNSVLNQLPTGTQQPTLTLKVGQTIDAMYIGFASQVLAPNQITDYLTRVVQPKLQAVPGVQTAELIGGKKFALRAWLDADRLGAYGLTASDVSTAMSGNDYIAGLGSTRGRLVQVDLSATTNLHSLEQYRNLVIKHVNGAIVRLKDVANVTLGNDDYDSSAKFNGRTAVYLGIQVAPSANLLEVIKGVKRVLPDMNANLPNGITSEILYDSTEFVNSSIDEVVHSLVEAVVIVTFVVFIFLGSWRSVSIPVIAIPLSLIGTFGLMLLMGFSINLLTLLALVLAIGLVVDDAIIVVESVHRLIDQGVSPVEAAIQSARALGSPIIAMTVVLIAVYVPVGFQGGLTGALFTEFAFTLAGAVTVSAVVALTLSPMNCAWLLRRTEPGGANWEARLVRRIDHALEWLTAAYRRRLESIFDTKAVVVVFALLLLAGIPWLYANSKSELAPDEDQGVILTMTNSAPSATPEQRQFYAQQLYNLVSKRPETGIVFQIDTPSQAIAGLVLKPWDKRNVATGTLQPEFQDLLNSIAGTRSVAFQPPPLPGSNGLPIQFVIGTTGSFNELDEVAQNFMAEARKTGQFIFLDSDLKIDKPKSTVVFDRDKAGDLGLKMSDLGGALATMLGGNYVEYFSLDGRSYKVIAQVRQNDRLTTEQLLSYQIRTGNNTMVPLATVAHLDNKAVPQALNHFQQINAATISGVAMPGVAMGDALATLKALAKSLPAGYSTDFAGASRQLELESGGFVTMFMFALIIIYLSLAALFNSFVDPVIILISVPMSLAGALIFISIGIGGASINIYTQVGLVTLMGLVSKHGILMVEVANELRAEGRSRTGAIIEAATIRLRPILMTTAAMVLGVLPLVTASGAGAVSRYNMGLVIATGLSIGTLFTLFVVPVAYALIAHRGREGAAETSN